The genomic segment GGCTCGGGCTCGCGCAAGCCGAGCAAGACGTCGCGCTGGGCGTCCGCCCGACGGATGCTCTCGCGCCAGGTCACGCCGCCGGGGATCACCGCCCCGAGGCAGTTCCAGACGGCGAGCTGGGGGGTGTCGAGGTCGGCTGGTGAGGCGCTGCGGATGGCGGCCGCGAGGTCCGGCAGGAGGCGGACGAAGGCATCGGCGAAATCGAGCAGCAGAAAACGCAGGCTCTCGCGCGCCGCCGCCGAAGGGATGTCGTCGTCGAGGCCGGTCAAGATCCCGAGACTCTGCAGAGGTCCGGCGGCGAGCTCCGCCTTGCGCGGGTCGTCGAGCTCCGCCAGCGGATCGGTGGGCGCTGCCGGAGGCTCCGCCGCGGCAGCCTCCGCCGCAGGAGCCGCTGGCGCCGCGGTCTCGTAGAGCTCGCGGCCGGCGACCGGCACCAGGCCGGCCCACAGGCGACGCTTGCCGCCCTCGAGCTCGAAGGGCAGGGCAAACAGCGGCAGCTCTTCCTCACCCTCGGTGAGGTCTTCGAGGGCGCTGGCGGCGAGGCTTTGCCAGCGGCCGCCGGAGCGGTCCCCGATCCAGGCCTGCTCGTCGAAGCTGGTGGCGTCGTCGGGGTCGAGGTCGCGGCCCGGCCGCGGCACCAGGCGACGCATCACCCAACAGGCCTTGTCCTCTTCGGCCGGGTCGACGCGGCGGTCCGGCAGCCCGGCGCGGCGGCACACCAGGCTGGCGGCGAGCAGGTAGAAGCGGCCGTGAGCCGGCTGGAAGAGCTTGAGAAGCTCACCCAGGGAAGCATCGTCGTGGTCGGCCCAGCCGGCGCTCGGAGTTTCCCAGGTCTCCGGCCGGGCGACGTGCTCGGCGACCTCCGCCGGCTGCTCGCCGAGCAACGCCATCAGGTCTTCGAGGAAGCTGTCCGAATCGAAGCGCAGCAGAGTCGGTTGACGGAAGCGATCGCCGCCATTGGTGTCGCCGATCGATTCGTCCGCCGACGGAAGGGTACGGTCCCACAGGGGCGCAGGAGCCAGCCACTCGCTCGCGTGGGTCATCGCGCCGTCCTCACCAGATGTTGCCGGCACCGGGGGTGTAGGAGGTGCCGATCACGGAGTTGGAGATGACGACGTCGGCTTGCACGACGCCGTTGAACTTCGACATGCCGGCATTGACCGTCACCATGCCGGCGTTGATCTCGACGGTGCCCGCCTGGACGTTGACCTTGGATGCGGCTTGCACCGTGACGCCCGCCGATTCGAGGGTCACCGCATTGCCCGCCGAGTCTTCGATGTGGACCTTGCCGGGACCGTCCGAGAGCTTGAGCTTCTGGCCGCCAGGGGTCTCGAGGGTGAGGCTCTCCTGGCCGTCGGCGTCGTCGAGGGTGACCTTGACGCCGTTGCGCGAGCACAGCACCTTCTTGTCGTTCTGGCCTGCCGAGTCCATCGACTCCGGTGGCGCGTCGACACCGTTCCAGAGGGCGCCGACGACGTAGGGGCGTCGCGGGTCGCCGGCCTCGAAGGCCACCAGCACCTCGTCTTCGACCTCGGGCACGAACCAGGAGCCGCGCTCGCCGCCGGCCATCAGGGTGGCGAGGCGGGCCCAGGCCTCGTAGGCCTGATCTTCCGCATCCG from the Acidobacteriota bacterium genome contains:
- a CDS encoding phage baseplate assembly protein V; protein product: MLVATPFDEMLAERSRCSRWFGVYTALVTDIADPDGQGRVRVRLPWSPDAEDQAYEAWARLATLMAGGERGSWFVPEVEDEVLVAFEAGDPRRPYVVGALWNGVDAPPESMDSAGQNDKKVLCSRNGVKVTLDDADGQESLTLETPGGQKLKLSDGPGKVHIEDSAGNAVTLESAGVTVQAASKVNVQAGTVEINAGMVTVNAGMSKFNGVVQADVVISNSVIGTSYTPGAGNIW